One part of the Sorangiineae bacterium MSr11954 genome encodes these proteins:
- a CDS encoding M20/M25/M40 family metallo-hydrolase — protein sequence MSMIGKRALGWSSLVALTVGVACSSDPDNPGNPPNNVDACANIEAQVASQQAFESLARFVAVETHRTGDQDPNEAKVIENVKKLEAALQAEIDDFNKGQKDKLEPFNWQTDDWAPGADHPNFRVFGVRFGRGPHKVGISTHLDTVPPGDKNVWEPFTLKRDNRLNPRTGKTEEYWVGRGSIDDKGPAISSLQALKAIAKKYDGSKLLDAVTVELFFDTSEETTSSTAAYFKAKPAEEPDLAVIFDASWCIRAEKGVERPVFTINRDAALNKKVWVDSLTSGEGPANQIPDTVTAVIKADTSGASDLNKLATEIVDRYNQYQFDDPTYRRAELIVDKSKLGDPAPQLTLTTKVKGAQHGSRPDENRKDGANPLVSLTNFVAYLVREGKVADNDVGRMSKFIEWNWGTRVFGEVRPGANYRQDDVLKKSDDVFQEGNGTSYAITRFYTLSSVISLRVDIRYALGHHSVAWDGKTEGYVGPDTPANKSNFQGIFTSLVTQFNTAAGAGPALALEKTTTGAIPDIRLPGGASFSRISDAYRAVMNQPCPARAIGGGTDAKGHTNFIAAGALFDNNFGPPVNFHGLSEAAPVSDLQLSTKIICKFLDEEVKNSPNVKQSLKVQSAKTPWHTESHSGGEDLH from the coding sequence ATGTCAATGATTGGCAAGAGAGCATTGGGCTGGTCATCCCTCGTGGCGCTGACGGTCGGCGTAGCTTGCTCGAGTGATCCCGACAATCCGGGCAACCCGCCGAACAACGTGGACGCATGCGCCAACATCGAGGCGCAAGTAGCGTCCCAGCAGGCGTTCGAATCGCTGGCGAGGTTCGTGGCGGTGGAGACCCACCGTACGGGGGACCAGGATCCGAACGAGGCGAAGGTCATCGAGAACGTCAAAAAGCTCGAGGCGGCGCTCCAAGCGGAGATCGATGACTTCAACAAGGGCCAGAAGGACAAGCTGGAGCCCTTCAATTGGCAGACGGACGATTGGGCGCCCGGGGCGGACCACCCCAACTTCCGAGTCTTCGGTGTTCGATTTGGGCGCGGGCCGCACAAGGTCGGCATCTCCACGCACCTCGATACCGTGCCGCCGGGTGACAAGAACGTTTGGGAGCCGTTCACGCTCAAGCGAGACAATCGTCTCAATCCGCGAACCGGAAAGACGGAGGAGTACTGGGTCGGCCGCGGCTCGATCGACGACAAGGGGCCGGCGATTTCGTCTCTTCAAGCGCTCAAGGCGATCGCGAAGAAGTACGATGGCAGCAAGCTGCTCGACGCGGTGACGGTGGAGCTCTTCTTCGACACCTCCGAAGAGACCACGTCGTCCACGGCGGCGTACTTCAAGGCAAAGCCGGCAGAAGAGCCGGATCTCGCGGTGATCTTCGACGCTTCATGGTGCATTCGCGCGGAAAAGGGTGTCGAGCGTCCGGTTTTCACCATTAACCGAGACGCGGCGCTCAACAAGAAGGTTTGGGTCGACTCGCTCACGAGCGGGGAGGGCCCGGCCAACCAAATCCCGGACACGGTCACGGCGGTCATCAAGGCCGACACCAGTGGCGCGTCGGATCTGAACAAGCTCGCAACGGAAATCGTCGACCGGTACAACCAGTACCAGTTCGATGATCCGACCTACCGCCGCGCGGAGCTGATCGTCGACAAATCGAAGCTGGGCGACCCCGCCCCGCAACTGACGCTGACCACCAAAGTCAAAGGTGCGCAGCACGGGTCGCGACCCGACGAGAACCGCAAAGACGGTGCGAACCCGCTAGTTTCGCTGACGAACTTCGTTGCTTACCTGGTGCGTGAAGGAAAGGTGGCCGACAACGACGTTGGCCGCATGAGCAAGTTCATCGAGTGGAACTGGGGGACCCGGGTGTTCGGCGAGGTACGCCCCGGCGCCAACTATCGGCAAGACGACGTTCTCAAGAAGAGCGACGATGTCTTCCAAGAGGGCAACGGCACCTCGTACGCAATCACGCGATTCTACACCTTGAGCAGCGTCATCTCGCTTAGGGTCGATATTCGATACGCGTTGGGGCACCACAGCGTAGCCTGGGACGGAAAGACCGAGGGGTACGTTGGTCCTGACACCCCCGCAAATAAGAGCAACTTCCAGGGCATCTTTACGAGCTTGGTGACCCAGTTCAACACTGCAGCAGGAGCGGGGCCCGCTCTGGCGCTCGAGAAGACCACGACGGGTGCGATCCCCGATATTCGGCTTCCCGGCGGTGCATCGTTCAGCCGAATCAGCGATGCGTACAGAGCGGTCATGAACCAGCCTTGCCCCGCGCGCGCCATCGGCGGCGGCACGGACGCGAAGGGCCACACGAACTTCATTGCGGCCGGTGCACTCTTCGACAACAACTTCGGACCGCCGGTCAACTTCCATGGCCTCAGCGAAGCGGCGCCCGTGAGCGATCTGCAGCTCAGCACGAAGATCATTTGCAAGTTCCTCGACGAGGAGGTCAAGAACTCACCGAACGTGAAGCAGTCGCTCAAGGTACAAAGCGCGAAGACGCCTTGGCACACCGAGTCGCACTCGGGCGGCGAGGATCTTCACTAG
- a CDS encoding serine/threonine protein kinase, which produces MATIYLAISRGLGGFNKLVVLKQLRPDIAGDPQFLSMLLEEARIAARIQHPNVVQTNEIGFDGNAHYIAMEYLEGQSLSAITRRLADQGQRLPLPMYLHILSQALCGLHYAHELTDYGGAPLSIVHRDMTPHNVFVTYDGTVKVLDFGIAKAADSRNETRSGTFKGKLRYVAPEQALGIPIDRRADIFAIGAMMWHAIANAPMWRGVSETDVLMQLARGDIPDVAEVAPSTPPELLDICRRALAAKPAARFASAAAMMDALESFPGRAPVSPRELGQFVGQLFDDRRTLVRNAIDQRMRESRSGTDIPVLSTSSVKSITAAQPPASVPSLSGARSVSFTATPSAAQIAPTGATSASNEAPASSFSRYAIGAAVGLLVASLGFGMYAVVGQKNVTKENPPMAAAAGGAAANAAAGPAHAGAGAAPMAASTAEAPKSRVRITVVPASANIRLDGVPFSGNGQLPRDGASHRLEIDAPGFKPESDYVVFDRDDFSLTYTLAKNDPPAPRYTSSKSKDVPRASDSANAAASAQGAPSSSASSAGQVAAGASSSSLLPPAHSKHKPKTSLDSTDPWK; this is translated from the coding sequence ATGGCGACCATCTACCTCGCCATCAGCCGCGGACTGGGGGGCTTCAACAAATTGGTCGTGCTCAAGCAGCTCCGGCCGGACATCGCCGGGGATCCGCAATTTCTCTCCATGCTCCTCGAGGAGGCGCGGATCGCGGCGCGGATCCAGCATCCGAACGTCGTTCAGACGAACGAGATCGGCTTCGACGGGAACGCGCACTACATCGCGATGGAGTACCTCGAGGGGCAATCCCTCTCCGCCATCACCCGGCGCCTCGCGGACCAGGGCCAGCGCCTTCCACTACCTATGTATCTGCATATCCTGAGTCAGGCGCTATGCGGACTACATTATGCCCACGAGCTCACCGACTACGGCGGCGCGCCCCTCTCCATCGTGCACCGCGATATGACGCCCCACAACGTGTTCGTCACCTATGACGGCACGGTGAAGGTGCTCGATTTCGGCATCGCCAAGGCGGCGGATTCGCGAAACGAGACGCGGAGCGGCACATTCAAAGGCAAGCTGCGGTATGTCGCCCCCGAGCAAGCGCTGGGCATCCCCATCGATCGACGGGCCGATATCTTTGCCATCGGCGCCATGATGTGGCACGCCATCGCGAACGCGCCCATGTGGCGGGGCGTGAGCGAGACCGATGTGCTCATGCAGTTGGCCCGGGGTGACATTCCCGATGTCGCCGAGGTCGCTCCCAGCACCCCGCCGGAGCTTCTGGATATCTGCCGCCGCGCCCTTGCGGCCAAGCCCGCCGCGCGCTTTGCATCGGCGGCTGCCATGATGGACGCGCTGGAATCCTTCCCGGGGCGGGCGCCGGTGTCTCCGCGCGAGCTCGGGCAATTCGTGGGCCAGCTCTTCGACGATCGCCGCACCTTGGTGCGCAACGCCATCGATCAACGGATGCGGGAGAGCCGCTCGGGCACCGATATCCCGGTGTTGTCGACGAGCAGCGTCAAATCCATTACGGCCGCGCAGCCGCCGGCATCGGTTCCCAGCTTGTCGGGGGCACGTTCCGTGTCGTTTACGGCAACGCCGTCGGCCGCGCAGATCGCGCCCACCGGCGCGACGTCCGCGTCGAACGAAGCGCCTGCCTCGAGCTTTTCGCGCTACGCCATTGGTGCCGCCGTGGGGCTCTTGGTCGCCTCGTTGGGGTTCGGCATGTACGCGGTCGTGGGGCAAAAGAACGTGACGAAAGAGAATCCGCCCATGGCGGCGGCCGCGGGCGGAGCGGCCGCGAACGCGGCTGCAGGTCCTGCCCATGCCGGTGCGGGCGCCGCGCCCATGGCCGCGAGCACCGCCGAAGCGCCCAAGTCGCGCGTGCGGATCACCGTCGTGCCGGCGAGCGCCAACATTCGGCTCGACGGGGTTCCCTTTTCGGGCAATGGCCAGCTCCCGCGCGACGGGGCCTCGCACCGCCTCGAGATCGATGCGCCGGGGTTCAAACCGGAGTCCGACTATGTGGTCTTCGATCGCGACGATTTCTCGCTGACCTATACATTGGCCAAAAACGACCCGCCCGCGCCGCGTTACACGTCCTCGAAGAGCAAAGACGTGCCGCGCGCGAGCGACTCGGCGAACGCGGCTGCCTCCGCGCAAGGCGCGCCGTCCTCCTCTGCTTCCTCTGCTGGGCAAGTCGCCGCGGGGGCGAGCTCGTCGTCGCTTTTGCCCCCGGCGCACTCCAAGCACAAGCCCAAGACGTCGTTGGATTCCACGGATCCCTGGAAGTAG
- a CDS encoding DUF4234 domain-containing protein translates to MAPMGAFPQGGPMVPAGHPPAQPGQHGPKGQVKNPTTELVLGLVTCGFYQMYWIIRVLSEMQAFLQRDEPSWIKLMGLSFITCGFYGLYWQITRLGALVQEVQFRAGVPNPQNHGWMYIIPYYNVILLQQELNRAWQGPA, encoded by the coding sequence ATGGCGCCGATGGGCGCGTTCCCGCAGGGCGGGCCGATGGTGCCCGCCGGTCATCCGCCGGCGCAGCCGGGCCAGCATGGTCCCAAGGGGCAGGTGAAGAACCCCACCACCGAGCTGGTGCTCGGCCTGGTGACCTGCGGCTTCTACCAGATGTACTGGATCATCCGCGTCTTGAGCGAGATGCAGGCTTTTCTGCAGCGCGATGAGCCGAGCTGGATCAAGCTCATGGGGTTGAGTTTCATCACGTGCGGATTCTATGGCCTCTACTGGCAGATCACGCGCCTCGGGGCGCTGGTGCAAGAGGTCCAGTTCCGCGCCGGGGTGCCCAACCCGCAGAACCACGGCTGGATGTACATCATCCCGTACTACAACGTGATTCTGCTCCAGCAGGAGCTCAATCGCGCATGGCAGGGGCCGGCCTAG
- a CDS encoding protein kinase, with the protein MQPSLIVAERFEIERRADSGGMGAIYRAIDRRTGQPVAIKMLREDTADHRARFGREASLLGRLRHPCIVSYIDHGELADGEVYIAMEWLEGLNLRQRLEKGPLDEASVFALARGAAAALAHAHAVGIVHRDLKPSNLFLVDGDPARVKLLDFGVARTLGRTAITEAGGVVGTPGYMAPEQIRDDAGLDARCDLFALGCVLFEAMVGRPAFAAGNVQALMLKLLIEELPALGSLLPELPPRFGALVDRMLAKDPARRPASAAAVVLELERAFLGAPESDVGDLRDSCEVRDSGALCDPDRRSGGDARDFRDRRDGGDARSAAGLTVDEKQLISVIFAASPSTDREPETRTELGADERGRRGRVRAIGAQFGAHVEWLPHGAMIAVLRSGPASSERTLPVARRSEPRGNAVDQVTLAARCALALQPVFPGVPLAIGTGHAELREALPMGSVVERVVDMVQRATGETIVLDDTSARLLELRFEVAEGRLLRELEGPTTARTLLGRRSPFVGRDRELGNLHALLDECLEDRRSGAALVTGPAGTGKSRLIHEFLVGVRERHPDVDVWFASGDPVTGVVPLQMIMQAMRNAAGIGERKPSASAMAKLESRITRHVPDAQRADVRALVSELLGDTPDDGKAVTSTQIDPAWRAEQVRHGFLAVLAAVCARRPLVVVLDDLHWADGASLRFLDAALGELADHPLLVLGLARPEIRHAFPSLWANRRLEELRLPNLRPRAAAELARHVLGPGPSEATLARIVGQADGNPFYLEELLRSVADGRGDALPETVLAMAIARIEVLEPEARQILRAGSVFGETFTSDAIDALLEDSAARAHATNRLTDLVNREVLLGHRLGPAESIQYRFRHAYLRDAAYSMLTEQDRVLGHRLAAEWLESHGHAEAGAIAEHYERAGDGRAAAHYLAAARRALRCSDPEAAAHLAARGIASPGASAVTVSELRRVQAQIHQWRGDFSSLGELSAVLMAEAEPGSALWCKAATHALHASVWIGPPIRVRRSVRRFFDTHPLPSALLDDGPALAAMLPAIYSTGMRVFAEPLYPHFQRYAESLAEDDAFMRAVVLRTESIRALVLADDPWEALRLGREAVPLFDRAGDTQRSVHVQGEIALYLGDIADFEGQATENRRVLTLSSHMGFGPTIGLGVWAYNVAEMGRIREARELIDLALERAAEHRFVTGEGPARAARASVLLLEGCPREAEREALRAVQLAITVPRYAALGFTALVRARLAQGRIAAALRASRAAMALVKPPRSIGPTEAGIRLVHADALHAAGDHARARAAIETARARVLARAARCKDEEGRRRYLEMSPSARATLERAAQWSTGRT; encoded by the coding sequence ATGCAGCCCAGCCTTATCGTCGCCGAGCGATTCGAAATCGAACGGCGCGCCGATTCAGGAGGGATGGGCGCCATCTATCGTGCCATCGACCGCCGGACGGGCCAACCGGTGGCCATCAAGATGCTCCGCGAGGATACGGCGGATCACCGCGCGCGATTCGGGCGGGAGGCCTCGTTGCTCGGCAGACTGCGCCACCCGTGCATCGTGAGCTACATCGATCATGGCGAGCTTGCCGATGGCGAGGTGTACATCGCCATGGAGTGGCTCGAGGGTCTGAACTTGCGGCAGCGCCTCGAGAAGGGGCCGCTCGACGAGGCGAGCGTCTTTGCCCTCGCGCGGGGCGCTGCGGCCGCGCTGGCGCACGCGCATGCCGTGGGGATCGTTCATCGCGATCTCAAACCGAGTAACCTCTTTCTCGTCGACGGCGACCCCGCGCGCGTGAAGCTGCTCGACTTTGGTGTGGCGCGTACCTTGGGGAGGACCGCCATTACGGAGGCCGGTGGCGTGGTTGGTACACCCGGCTACATGGCGCCCGAGCAGATCCGCGACGACGCCGGCCTCGATGCGCGTTGCGATCTGTTCGCGCTCGGCTGCGTCTTGTTCGAAGCCATGGTCGGCCGTCCGGCATTTGCCGCCGGCAACGTTCAGGCGCTCATGTTGAAGCTCCTCATCGAGGAGCTGCCCGCGCTCGGCTCCCTCTTGCCCGAGCTCCCGCCGCGCTTTGGCGCCTTGGTCGATCGCATGCTCGCCAAGGATCCGGCGCGCCGCCCCGCGAGCGCGGCCGCCGTCGTGCTCGAGCTCGAACGCGCCTTTCTCGGCGCGCCGGAGAGCGACGTGGGCGACCTGCGTGATTCGTGCGAGGTGCGCGATTCAGGTGCCCTGTGCGATCCGGATCGGCGCAGTGGAGGCGACGCGCGCGATTTTCGCGATCGGCGGGATGGCGGCGACGCGAGGAGCGCGGCCGGGCTGACCGTCGACGAGAAGCAGCTCATCTCGGTCATCTTCGCGGCGAGCCCGTCGACGGATCGCGAGCCCGAGACCCGCACGGAGCTGGGGGCGGACGAGCGCGGGCGGCGGGGGCGCGTCCGCGCCATCGGCGCGCAGTTTGGCGCGCACGTGGAGTGGTTGCCGCATGGCGCGATGATCGCCGTGCTGCGGAGTGGGCCCGCGTCCAGCGAACGAACCTTGCCGGTTGCCCGACGCTCGGAGCCGCGGGGAAATGCCGTCGACCAGGTCACCTTGGCCGCGCGGTGCGCGCTCGCGCTCCAACCCGTGTTTCCCGGGGTGCCGCTGGCGATCGGCACGGGCCACGCCGAGCTGCGCGAAGCGCTGCCCATGGGCTCCGTGGTGGAGCGCGTGGTCGACATGGTGCAGCGGGCGACGGGGGAGACGATCGTGCTCGACGACACCAGCGCGCGCCTGCTCGAGCTGCGCTTCGAGGTCGCCGAAGGCCGCCTTCTTCGCGAGCTCGAGGGCCCGACCACCGCACGAACCCTCCTCGGCCGCCGATCGCCCTTCGTGGGGCGCGACCGGGAGCTCGGCAACTTGCACGCGCTCCTCGACGAGTGCCTCGAGGATCGACGCTCCGGCGCGGCGCTCGTCACCGGCCCCGCGGGCACCGGCAAATCGCGATTGATCCACGAGTTCTTGGTCGGTGTGCGCGAGCGGCACCCCGACGTGGACGTATGGTTCGCGAGCGGCGATCCCGTCACCGGCGTCGTCCCCTTGCAAATGATCATGCAGGCCATGCGGAACGCCGCCGGGATCGGCGAACGCAAACCCTCCGCCTCGGCGATGGCCAAGCTCGAATCGCGCATCACCCGCCACGTCCCCGACGCGCAGCGCGCCGACGTTCGCGCCCTGGTCTCCGAGCTCCTCGGCGATACGCCCGACGATGGAAAGGCCGTGACCTCCACGCAAATCGATCCCGCGTGGCGCGCCGAGCAGGTTCGTCATGGCTTTCTCGCGGTGCTCGCCGCCGTGTGCGCGCGCCGGCCGCTGGTGGTCGTCCTCGACGATCTGCACTGGGCCGATGGAGCCTCGCTGCGCTTCCTCGACGCAGCCCTCGGCGAGCTGGCCGACCATCCGCTCTTGGTGCTGGGCCTCGCCCGCCCGGAGATCCGCCATGCGTTTCCCTCGTTGTGGGCGAATCGCCGCCTCGAAGAGCTCCGCCTGCCCAACCTCCGCCCGCGCGCCGCCGCCGAGCTCGCGCGCCATGTGCTCGGCCCCGGACCCTCCGAGGCGACGCTCGCGCGCATCGTGGGGCAGGCCGACGGCAACCCCTTTTACCTCGAGGAGCTCCTGCGCAGCGTGGCCGACGGTCGCGGCGATGCGCTGCCCGAGACGGTGCTGGCCATGGCCATCGCGCGCATCGAGGTGCTCGAGCCGGAGGCCAGGCAAATCCTCCGCGCGGGCAGCGTGTTCGGCGAGACCTTCACCTCCGACGCCATCGATGCCCTGCTCGAGGACAGCGCCGCGCGCGCGCACGCCACCAACCGCCTCACGGATCTGGTGAACCGCGAGGTGCTCCTCGGTCACCGGCTCGGCCCCGCCGAGTCGATCCAATACCGCTTTCGCCATGCTTACCTGCGCGACGCCGCCTACTCGATGCTCACGGAGCAGGACCGCGTCCTCGGTCATCGCCTGGCCGCCGAGTGGCTCGAGTCGCACGGACACGCCGAGGCCGGGGCCATCGCCGAGCACTACGAGCGCGCCGGCGATGGCCGCGCGGCCGCGCACTACCTCGCCGCCGCCCGTCGCGCGCTGCGCTGCAGCGATCCGGAGGCCGCTGCGCACTTGGCCGCGCGCGGGATCGCCAGCCCGGGGGCGAGCGCCGTCACCGTGAGCGAGCTGCGGCGCGTGCAGGCCCAAATTCACCAATGGCGCGGCGACTTCTCCTCCCTCGGCGAGCTCTCCGCGGTCCTGATGGCCGAGGCGGAGCCCGGCTCTGCGCTCTGGTGCAAGGCGGCGACGCACGCCCTCCACGCGTCGGTCTGGATCGGACCTCCCATCCGCGTACGGCGCAGCGTGCGGCGGTTCTTCGACACCCATCCGCTGCCGAGCGCCCTTCTCGACGATGGCCCCGCGCTCGCAGCCATGCTGCCCGCGATCTACAGCACGGGCATGCGGGTGTTCGCCGAACCCCTCTATCCGCACTTTCAGCGGTACGCCGAGTCGCTCGCCGAGGACGACGCCTTCATGCGCGCCGTGGTCTTGCGGACCGAGAGCATCCGCGCCCTGGTCCTCGCCGACGATCCCTGGGAGGCGCTCCGCCTGGGGCGCGAGGCCGTCCCCTTGTTCGATCGAGCGGGGGACACCCAGCGCTCGGTGCACGTGCAAGGCGAGATCGCGCTCTACCTGGGCGACATCGCCGACTTCGAGGGGCAAGCCACCGAGAACCGGCGGGTGCTCACCCTCTCATCGCATATGGGGTTCGGTCCGACCATCGGCCTCGGCGTCTGGGCGTACAACGTGGCCGAAATGGGGCGAATCCGCGAGGCGCGCGAGCTCATCGACCTGGCGCTGGAGCGCGCCGCCGAGCATCGATTCGTCACCGGCGAGGGCCCCGCGCGCGCCGCACGTGCGAGCGTCCTGCTGCTCGAAGGCTGCCCGCGGGAGGCCGAACGAGAGGCGCTGCGCGCCGTGCAGCTCGCGATCACGGTGCCGCGGTATGCGGCGTTGGGCTTCACCGCCCTGGTGCGGGCCCGCCTGGCGCAGGGTCGCATCGCCGCCGCCCTTCGAGCGAGCCGCGCCGCGATGGCGTTGGTGAAGCCGCCGCGCTCCATCGGCCCCACCGAGGCGGGCATCCGCCTCGTCCACGCCGACGCGCTCCACGCTGCCGGCGACCACGCACGCGCACGAGCCGCCATCGAGACCGCCCGCGCGCGCGTGCTCGCCCGCGCCGCCCGCTGCAAGGACGAGGAGGGGCGCCGCCGCTACCTCGAAATGTCACCGTCGGCCCGCGCGACCTTGGAGCGCGCCGCCCAATGGTCCACGGGCCGAACCTAA
- a CDS encoding glycosyltransferase, with product MSVLKPLAGVDDDLQSNLESFARLDYPSFEVLLGVASTADPAYAVAQAFVALHPKLDARVVVTDPDAAKNPKVAQLVALERVATGSVLVISDSNVRVAPRYLETLIEQLEGPNVGLVTSLFVGTGEKSLGAALENLQIGAYVAPSIAASAVLAPRPFTVGKSMAMWRRDVAKMGGFRAIGEVLAEDHILGRKVCEQGLEVRLSLDAVENRNISCSVRRTLERHTRWAKMRRAISPTGFAIEPLGSPLTIATAFVGLSPGGISYAALVSTWLLQIVGTTLALRALRGRVPWKLVPLEPLRCYVTLWCWMHACVSRRVRWRGHPIVLGKDSRIVTLAERRAEVSMRPAWSTRLRRVLASVSTV from the coding sequence GTGAGCGTCTTGAAGCCGCTCGCGGGCGTGGACGACGATCTTCAATCGAACCTCGAGTCGTTCGCGCGGCTCGATTATCCGTCGTTCGAGGTGCTGCTGGGGGTGGCGTCCACCGCGGACCCGGCGTACGCGGTCGCGCAGGCCTTCGTGGCGCTCCACCCGAAGCTCGACGCGCGCGTGGTGGTGACCGATCCCGACGCGGCGAAGAACCCCAAGGTCGCGCAGCTGGTGGCGCTCGAACGGGTCGCCACCGGTTCGGTGCTGGTCATCTCCGACTCCAACGTGCGCGTCGCTCCTCGCTACTTGGAGACGCTCATCGAGCAGCTCGAAGGCCCCAACGTCGGGCTGGTCACGAGCCTCTTCGTCGGCACCGGTGAAAAGTCCTTGGGCGCCGCGCTGGAGAACCTTCAAATCGGCGCCTATGTCGCGCCGTCGATCGCCGCCTCCGCGGTGCTCGCGCCGCGTCCCTTCACCGTTGGAAAGTCGATGGCCATGTGGCGGCGCGACGTCGCCAAAATGGGCGGCTTTCGCGCCATCGGCGAAGTGCTGGCCGAGGACCATATCCTCGGGCGCAAGGTGTGCGAGCAAGGCCTGGAGGTTCGTCTCTCGCTCGACGCGGTCGAGAACCGCAACATCTCGTGCTCGGTGCGCCGCACCCTCGAGCGCCACACGCGCTGGGCCAAGATGCGGCGGGCGATCAGCCCCACCGGCTTCGCCATCGAGCCGCTCGGCTCGCCATTGACGATTGCCACGGCCTTCGTGGGCTTGTCCCCAGGGGGCATTTCGTATGCGGCGCTGGTCTCCACATGGCTTTTGCAAATCGTCGGAACGACGTTGGCGCTTCGGGCGCTGCGAGGTCGCGTTCCGTGGAAATTGGTCCCATTGGAACCGCTTCGCTGTTACGTGACCCTTTGGTGCTGGATGCACGCTTGCGTGAGCCGTAGGGTTCGCTGGCGCGGTCATCCCATTGTGCTGGGAAAGGATTCGCGCATCGTTACACTCGCCGAACGGCGCGCCGAAGTGAGCATGCGGCCTGCGTGGTCGACGCGTTTGCGGCGGGTGCTTGCGAGTGTGAGCACCGTTTGA
- a CDS encoding DUF2752 domain-containing protein: protein MQTAGAPRPSPFGVRLAVVALLVGLAAALLFVTSLPATCPMRVTLHVPCPSCGLTRAARLALAGDFHAATHIHPLWFLVLPYVGTLGLVQLAHYLVRGELRAMNNRLVRPVGYVLLTLLMVVWIARFFGAFGGPCPV from the coding sequence ATGCAGACCGCGGGGGCGCCGCGCCCATCACCGTTCGGGGTTCGCCTCGCGGTCGTGGCCTTGCTGGTCGGCCTCGCGGCTGCGCTCTTGTTCGTCACCTCGTTGCCGGCCACGTGCCCCATGCGCGTGACCTTGCACGTTCCATGTCCCTCGTGCGGGCTCACGCGCGCGGCGCGCCTGGCGCTCGCGGGCGATTTTCACGCGGCGACGCACATCCACCCGCTTTGGTTTCTGGTCCTTCCGTATGTGGGGACCTTGGGGCTCGTTCAGCTCGCGCACTACTTGGTGCGCGGTGAGCTTCGGGCCATGAACAACCGGCTCGTTCGTCCCGTCGGCTACGTGCTCCTGACCTTGCTGATGGTCGTATGGATCGCGCGCTTTTTCGGCGCCTTCGGCGGCCCATGCCCCGTGTGA
- a CDS encoding YCF48-related protein, with protein MAPVLAIPFAAACSSSDSPSPPPARDDGGGGGSGGDSGGGGGGGGGGWRSAVGEHGAFAQTFDEASWAVRQLGPRTFYSVACIGNYVGWVAGEQGGVWYTTDAGKTWTEQDSGTKQTLRAVRFFDTKHGVVAGDAGTLAVTEDGGRRWRTVADAPQVGLRGVAATHDLFLAVGDGGTLLRSTDRGATFSRHTIAGATDLRAVAGDTNARVFLAADAAGHIFASTDRGASFTLEHATGTPLHAITISGDGNFAIAAGPSGAAFIRTEGGQWRASNTGTHADLHAALIDSGDWYARGIYWYVAGANGTLLASGDRGATWKSVPLGITSTLYGLEDL; from the coding sequence ATGGCGCCCGTTCTCGCCATCCCGTTCGCGGCCGCGTGCAGCAGCAGCGACTCGCCGAGTCCGCCGCCCGCGCGCGATGACGGTGGTGGTGGTGGCAGCGGAGGCGACTCCGGTGGCGGCGGAGGCGGTGGTGGTGGCGGATGGCGCTCGGCCGTCGGCGAGCACGGCGCCTTCGCGCAGACCTTCGATGAAGCCTCATGGGCCGTCCGCCAGCTGGGCCCGAGGACCTTCTACAGCGTGGCGTGCATCGGCAACTACGTCGGCTGGGTCGCCGGCGAACAAGGTGGCGTCTGGTACACGACGGACGCCGGCAAAACATGGACCGAGCAAGACTCGGGTACGAAGCAGACGCTCCGCGCGGTCCGCTTCTTCGACACCAAGCACGGCGTCGTCGCCGGCGACGCGGGCACCCTCGCCGTCACCGAGGACGGCGGCCGCCGCTGGCGCACCGTCGCCGATGCGCCCCAGGTCGGCTTGCGCGGCGTTGCGGCGACGCACGATCTTTTCCTCGCCGTCGGCGACGGCGGCACCCTGCTGCGCTCGACCGATCGCGGCGCCACCTTCTCGCGGCACACCATCGCCGGCGCCACCGATCTCCGCGCCGTCGCCGGCGACACCAACGCCCGCGTCTTTCTCGCCGCCGATGCCGCGGGCCACATCTTCGCCAGCACCGACCGCGGCGCCTCGTTCACCCTGGAGCACGCGACGGGCACCCCGCTCCACGCCATCACCATCAGCGGCGACGGCAACTTCGCCATCGCCGCCGGCCCCTCCGGCGCCGCCTTCATCCGCACCGAAGGCGGCCAGTGGCGCGCTTCCAACACGGGCACGCACGCCGATCTGCACGCGGCGCTCATCGACTCGGGCGATTGGTACGCGCGCGGCATCTACTGGTACGTCGCGGGCGCCAACGGGACGTTGCTCGCCTCCGGCGACCGCGGCGCCACGTGGAAGAGCGTGCCGCTGGGCATTACGAGCACGCTCTACGGGCTGGAGGATTTGTAG